The following proteins come from a genomic window of Chryseobacterium glaciei:
- a CDS encoding T9SS type A sorting domain-containing protein: MKKSIKNVTTMFCLLSMSTYSASNIGAKGDLFSQNSKELYQAKADTIIKVSEQQMNKERNVINRKSINSNNGSESRVKFASVPLDWTKAPNSYIFDPSQNSDGLYVPVKKAYVMWEKDKYIGGSSVPAGTITADVLWEDVHGLIKTGAGYSLEIQDSGASAKIKVPINKSKKGNAVIAFRINGEIFWSWHIWVTDDPTNGPTYKSFGNIRRERSDGTVESIPDSDWKWMDRNLGAISNSMTNNDWGRSGGLLYQWGRKDPIPSLVTKVDDFYEASGSIGRVRHRGAKNFTNAVKIDDLTKYVLLSGAEVSNNIKLSIKNPLSLIYINKDDNSGPAYYNNNTNLPINWFGKTASLTDSQLGELNLWSDNAQGKIDAVYNSDDSAKPYRDKSSFDPCPNGWRVPSALVANLGSTTYADDIRIDFSPFGVKTNMGKDLFETNKYHIIKPTDNGVPSFMTGFKVYSNYGYDLSNVAGNNMGVFPGSGQIIQLVHQGQYSDQHHTGLWTATMPRHFDASPAVSARMLFMVPDKDQPDIPDSGLPNVKGRYFYLPLMTGKTSDANGCRCIKDPLYLANSYDFPTEYMTQQQEYREGLNNPNTYQIVKNTAISTIEIPVSKAFSVQSQLLNNPDILNSSNFNNLKANVLWTTNSGLVNKITVVNPSPGSVSSISLSKILVDINPNQSGNAVVTLHNGSITNPVYWSWHIWVTDTPIQSNNYTTELPMNNVTNYVNYVLKAKSVLETEFMDRNLGATDAFPVVANPLTPTAAELAVIKASTGLHYQWGRKDPLPVFQHADNRASYGVFLGTVTASGTLTYTSLPYATYNNLSGAYIIPFNTYSNPANANVLATDKVSDKVSKVLSYSVKNPLVYMIPSSFAPFNSANPLYTNGTDWLSTEPNLAADRWGRGGKKSPFDPCPEGWRVPDIMNSAFSSNQDFGISPWYKKDKNVGTAYSVLTDYLGVRVRNSTSTTIGYTFNDPTYKLGNYPNSGSRGFRSVIANQTSTGTFNMVNFQYPGVWTAALNSNYIGRPINILFDAASTANRLTVFHDNNDPYFAMSCRCVKIKYDANGNEQGALPKLQITSLPAAKASLPLAKSEVVEKVRKNKITLFPNPVKDVLYIDATENGKYFYQIYSLSGQLVQSGQFINDEAYVSSLSSGVYLVRINNSEIVVKIIKE, translated from the coding sequence TCAAAAGAGTTGTATCAGGCAAAAGCGGATACAATAATTAAGGTTTCGGAGCAGCAAATGAATAAAGAAAGGAATGTTATTAATAGAAAATCTATTAATTCAAATAATGGAAGTGAATCACGAGTAAAATTTGCATCTGTTCCACTGGATTGGACAAAAGCTCCCAACAGTTACATTTTTGATCCCAGTCAAAATAGTGATGGCTTATATGTGCCTGTAAAAAAGGCTTATGTAATGTGGGAAAAAGATAAATATATTGGTGGATCTAGTGTTCCTGCAGGAACAATTACGGCTGATGTATTATGGGAGGATGTTCATGGCTTGATAAAAACTGGAGCGGGATATTCTCTTGAGATTCAGGATTCAGGAGCAAGTGCGAAAATTAAAGTTCCCATTAATAAATCTAAAAAAGGAAACGCAGTCATTGCTTTTAGAATTAATGGCGAAATTTTCTGGTCTTGGCATATTTGGGTAACCGATGATCCTACGAACGGGCCGACTTATAAAAGTTTCGGTAATATCAGACGTGAACGGAGTGATGGTACAGTAGAATCAATTCCGGATTCCGACTGGAAATGGATGGATCGAAATTTAGGAGCTATCAGTAATTCGATGACCAATAATGATTGGGGAAGAAGTGGCGGACTGCTTTATCAGTGGGGAAGAAAAGATCCGATACCGTCACTGGTAACTAAAGTAGATGATTTTTATGAAGCAAGTGGTTCTATTGGACGAGTAAGACATAGAGGTGCGAAAAACTTCACCAATGCTGTTAAAATCGATGATCTTACTAAATATGTTTTATTGTCCGGTGCTGAGGTAAGCAACAATATCAAGCTTTCAATAAAAAATCCTTTAAGTCTTATTTATATCAATAAAGATGACAATTCGGGACCTGCGTATTACAATAACAATACAAATCTGCCTATTAATTGGTTTGGAAAAACGGCAAGCTTAACAGACAGCCAACTTGGAGAGCTAAATTTATGGTCGGATAATGCTCAAGGTAAAATTGATGCCGTTTACAATAGTGACGACAGCGCTAAACCTTATAGAGATAAATCATCCTTTGATCCCTGTCCAAACGGATGGCGGGTTCCGTCTGCTTTAGTTGCGAATTTAGGTTCTACAACATATGCTGATGATATCAGAATTGATTTTTCTCCTTTTGGAGTAAAAACCAATATGGGAAAAGACCTTTTTGAAACCAATAAATACCATATTATAAAACCTACAGACAATGGTGTTCCAAGTTTTATGACGGGTTTTAAAGTGTATTCTAATTACGGATACGATTTATCGAATGTAGCAGGAAATAATATGGGCGTTTTCCCTGGAAGTGGACAAATAATTCAGCTGGTTCATCAAGGTCAGTACAGCGATCAGCATCATACGGGTTTATGGACAGCAACGATGCCGAGGCATTTTGATGCTTCCCCTGCTGTAAGTGCCAGAATGTTGTTTATGGTTCCCGATAAAGATCAGCCTGATATTCCTGATTCCGGACTTCCTAATGTAAAAGGAAGATATTTTTATCTGCCTTTAATGACGGGTAAAACATCAGATGCTAACGGTTGTAGATGTATAAAAGACCCATTGTATCTTGCAAACAGCTATGATTTTCCTACGGAATATATGACGCAGCAACAAGAGTATAGAGAAGGTCTGAATAATCCTAATACCTATCAAATTGTTAAAAATACAGCGATTTCTACGATTGAAATTCCTGTAAGTAAAGCTTTTTCGGTTCAGAGTCAGCTTTTAAATAATCCGGATATTCTTAATTCTTCTAATTTTAATAATTTGAAGGCTAATGTTCTTTGGACTACCAATTCAGGTTTGGTGAATAAAATTACAGTTGTTAATCCTTCTCCGGGTAGCGTTTCCTCTATTTCTCTATCTAAAATTTTGGTTGATATTAATCCTAATCAAAGCGGAAATGCTGTGGTAACTTTGCATAATGGAAGTATTACCAATCCTGTATATTGGAGCTGGCATATTTGGGTGACCGATACACCTATTCAATCCAATAATTATACAACAGAACTTCCGATGAATAATGTTACAAATTATGTAAATTATGTTCTTAAAGCTAAGTCTGTTCTCGAAACAGAGTTTATGGATAGAAATTTAGGTGCCACAGACGCATTTCCGGTTGTTGCGAATCCTCTTACTCCTACAGCAGCAGAGCTTGCGGTAATAAAAGCGTCTACAGGCTTGCATTATCAGTGGGGAAGAAAAGATCCGCTTCCGGTTTTTCAACATGCTGATAACAGGGCTTCTTACGGAGTGTTTTTAGGAACTGTTACCGCAAGTGGAACGTTGACTTATACATCTCTGCCTTATGCAACATACAATAATTTGTCGGGAGCGTATATCATTCCATTTAATACCTATTCTAATCCTGCGAATGCCAATGTTTTAGCAACAGATAAGGTTTCGGATAAAGTTTCTAAAGTTTTATCATATTCTGTTAAAAATCCTTTGGTTTATATGATTCCAAGTTCTTTTGCTCCTTTTAACAGTGCAAATCCTCTTTACACCAATGGTACAGACTGGTTGTCAACCGAACCAAACTTAGCTGCCGACAGATGGGGCAGAGGTGGCAAAAAATCCCCTTTTGATCCTTGTCCTGAAGGCTGGAGGGTTCCGGATATCATGAACAGTGCATTTAGCTCCAATCAGGATTTTGGAATCTCGCCTTGGTATAAAAAAGATAAAAATGTAGGAACAGCGTACAGTGTGCTTACAGATTATTTAGGAGTAAGAGTTAGAAATAGTACATCAACCACGATAGGATATACTTTTAATGATCCTACTTATAAATTAGGGAATTATCCGAACTCCGGTTCAAGAGGTTTTAGAAGTGTAATAGCTAATCAAACATCAACAGGAACTTTTAATATGGTTAATTTTCAATATCCTGGAGTATGGACGGCTGCATTGAACTCAAATTATATTGGAAGACCAATTAATATCTTGTTTGATGCCGCATCTACGGCCAATCGTCTTACAGTTTTTCATGATAATAATGATCCTTATTTCGCAATGAGCTGTCGTTGTGTTAAAATAAAATACGATGCCAACGGAAATGAGCAAGGGGCTCTTCCGAAACTTCAGATTACTTCATTACCGGCTGCGAAAGCTTCTCTTCCTTTGGCGAAAAGTGAAGTTGTTGAAAAAGTTAGGAAAAATAAGATCACCTTATTCCCAAATCCGGTTAAAGA